A stretch of the Oncorhynchus mykiss isolate Arlee chromosome 23, USDA_OmykA_1.1, whole genome shotgun sequence genome encodes the following:
- the LOC110503133 gene encoding RING finger protein 151: MSGGYDVDLFVDGPDYDLLCTICRAVLRCPVRVACNHVFCKTCILQWLRRQETCPCCRNTISPSFMFVMYKLSKTISRLRIKCNNEGCSATFPLSEEFLHSSSCQFQRVPCPHQGCGSLVPRSALEVHSQHCQHWSQLCPMGCGTLLTQATQPQHNCFRQLRQHVEAQRQSHRAIASALRRKMGRMQTAMTHVRRQVALICESLEVMGEEEAEGEEGGEVYEGYGEGETTGESNTSSSSSSS; this comes from the exons ATG agtggGGGTTACGACGTGGACCTGTTTGTGGACGGTCCAGACTATGACCTGCTCTGCACCATCTGTAGAGCTGTCCTGAGGTGTCCTGTCAGAGTGGCCTGTAACCATGTCTTCTGCAAGACCTGCATCCTACAGTGGCTCAGGAG ACAGGAGACATGTCCCTGCTGTAGGAACACTATCAGTCCCAGCTTTATGTTCGTCATGTACAAATTGAGTAAAACTATCAGCCGCCTCAGGATTAAG TGTAACAACGAGGGATGCTCAGCCACTTTCCCTCTGTCTGAGGAGTTCCTCCATAGTTCCTCCTGCCAGTTCCAGAGGGTCCCATGCCCCCACCAGGGCTGTGGTTCCTTGGTGCCCCGCTcagccctggaggtccactcaCAGCACTGCCAGCACTGGAGCCAGCTCTGCCCCATGGGCTGTGGTACTCTGCTCACACAGGCCACCCAGCCCCAGCACAACTGCTTCAG GCAGCTGAGGCAGCATGTGGAGGCCCAGAGGCAGAGTCACAGAGCCATCGCTAGCGCCCTCCGGAGAAAGATGGGGAGAATGCAGACCGCCATGACACACGTCAGGAGGCAGGTGGCGCTCATCTGTGAGAGCCTAGAGgtcatgggagaggaggaggcggagggggaggagggtggagaggtgTATGAGggatatggagagggggagacaacAGGGGAGAGTAACacgagcagcagtagcagcagctctTGA
- the LOC110502905 gene encoding NADPH oxidase organizer 1-like isoform X1, whose amino-acid sequence MGDQMRYATSAQIIGVIYREKFQVKMFMISILWSDESEVIVYRSFLDLKEFHRQLKKRFFLENPFRKRDRVIPKFRATAMRRKIQEKGPCWLMRRMNLLENYCNDLLRCDPSVTRSSEVTLFFMPKDHDLQADFTKNSIMMLPSKEGVGNMSGQRLSVGNRTHAFVSQSYRCVGPYNTKDTKNRPFKVALDERLDVLIKDPAGWWLVENEDKQLAWFPAPYLEMCEAEEDEDEMNGIPLGGTLYCAVRSYSTNNNDEVPVPIGSVVEVLRKSDDGWWFIGYNGRMGYVPSMYLQPYNNPRSGLHTLQRKLHSSSLNQATHMNSSILNLASSGGSQSSNRYPATMYEETELKEHTTEPRGNPYRAPHLQKTRSLELLSETRLGMAVPPSQREREDLESKPNPAIRKSTISGAESSISDFSSSGIESLGRSIRAYSSSEEDPLSPPHSTKSSPEPGERNSGRSRPDESLSSSSRPEAGSCKMPTTAPRVPTRPRAHEILTRCTTMTRKAALASRGEFSLQDPIQTHKKGWQQW is encoded by the exons atgggagaccagatgcgctaTGCCACTAGTGCCCAGATTATTGGagtgatatatagagagaaattTCAAGTCAAG ATGTTTATGATCTCCATACTGTGGTCTGATGAGAGTGAAGTAATTGTCTACAGATCATTCCTAGATTTGAAGGAGTTTCAT AGACAATTGAAGAAGAGGTTTTTCCTTGAGAATCCTTTCcgcaagagagacagagtgattCCCAAATTCAGAG CCACAGCTATGAGGAGAAAGATCCAGGAGAAGGGTCCTTGTTGGTTGATGCGTCGGATGAACTTACTGGAGAACTACTGCAACGACCTGCTCAGGTGTGACCCCTCCGTGACCCGCAGTTCAGAGGTCACTCTGTTTTTCATGCCCAAAGACCACGACCTGCAGGCAGACTTCACCAAGAACAG catcatgatgctgccatcgAAGGAGGGGGTGGGGAACATGAGCGGGCAGCGTCTGAGCGTGGGCAATAGGACACACGCCTTTGTTAGCCAGTCTTACCGCTGTGTGGGGCCCTACAACACCAAGGACACTAAGAACAGGCCCTTTAAAGTGGCCTTGGATGAGAGGCTGGACGTGCTCATCAAAGACCCGGCAG GCTGGTGGCTGGTGGAGAACGAGGACAAACAGTTGGCCTGGTTCCCTGCTCCCTACCTGGAGATGTGTGAGGcagaggaggatgaagatgaaATGAATGGAATTCCCTTGGGGG GAACTCTCTACTGTGCAGTGAGGAGTTACTCCACTAACAATAATGACGAGGTGCCTGTTCCTATTGGCTCTGTGGTAGAGGTGCTGAGGAAATCAGATGACGGATGGTGGTTCATCGG GTATAATGGAAGGATGGGCTATGTTCCCTCCATGTACCTGCAGCCTTACAACAACCCACGTTCTGGCCTCCACACCCTGCAGAGGAAGCTGCACAGCTCCTCTCTCAATCAGGCAACCCACATGAACAGCTCTATTCTCAACCTGGCATCAAGTGGTGGAAGCCAATCTAGCAACCGCTACCCAGCCACCATGTATGAGGAGACAGAGCTTAAGGAGCATACCACCGAGCCCAGGGGTAATCCGTACCGGGCTCCCCATCTCCAAAAGACCCGCTCTCTGGAGCTCCTGTCTGAGACCCGTCTCGGCATGGCCGTCCCTCCatcccaaagagagagagaagacctgGAGTCAAAGCCGAATCCAGCAATCCGCAAGAGCACCATCAGCGGGGCAGAGTCTTCCATCTCTGACTTCAGCTCGTCAGGCATTGAGTCTCTGGGCCGGAGTATCAGGGCATATTCCTCCAGTGAGGAGGACCCCCTAAGCCCCCCACACAGCACCAAGTCCTCACCCGAGCCAGGGGAGAGGAATAGTGGCCGCAGCCGCCCAGATGAGAGCCTCTCCTCCAGCTCCAGGCCTGAGGCTGGGTCCTGTAAGATGCCCACCACTGCCCCCAGGGTGCCCACGCGACCCAGAGCCCATGAGATCCTGACTCGGTGTACCACCATGACCCGCAAGGCTGCCCTGGCCTCCAGGGGGGAGTTCTCCCTGCAGGACCCCATCCAGACCCACAAGAAAGGTTGGCAGCAGTGGTAG
- the LOC110502905 gene encoding NADPH oxidase organizer 1-like isoform X2: MGDQMRYATSAQIIGVIYREKFQVKMFMISILWSDESEVIVYRSFLDLKEFHRQLKKRFFLENPFRKRDRVIPKFRAMRRKIQEKGPCWLMRRMNLLENYCNDLLRCDPSVTRSSEVTLFFMPKDHDLQADFTKNSIMMLPSKEGVGNMSGQRLSVGNRTHAFVSQSYRCVGPYNTKDTKNRPFKVALDERLDVLIKDPAGWWLVENEDKQLAWFPAPYLEMCEAEEDEDEMNGIPLGGTLYCAVRSYSTNNNDEVPVPIGSVVEVLRKSDDGWWFIGYNGRMGYVPSMYLQPYNNPRSGLHTLQRKLHSSSLNQATHMNSSILNLASSGGSQSSNRYPATMYEETELKEHTTEPRGNPYRAPHLQKTRSLELLSETRLGMAVPPSQREREDLESKPNPAIRKSTISGAESSISDFSSSGIESLGRSIRAYSSSEEDPLSPPHSTKSSPEPGERNSGRSRPDESLSSSSRPEAGSCKMPTTAPRVPTRPRAHEILTRCTTMTRKAALASRGEFSLQDPIQTHKKGWQQW; this comes from the exons atgggagaccagatgcgctaTGCCACTAGTGCCCAGATTATTGGagtgatatatagagagaaattTCAAGTCAAG ATGTTTATGATCTCCATACTGTGGTCTGATGAGAGTGAAGTAATTGTCTACAGATCATTCCTAGATTTGAAGGAGTTTCAT AGACAATTGAAGAAGAGGTTTTTCCTTGAGAATCCTTTCcgcaagagagacagagtgattCCCAAATTCAGAG CTATGAGGAGAAAGATCCAGGAGAAGGGTCCTTGTTGGTTGATGCGTCGGATGAACTTACTGGAGAACTACTGCAACGACCTGCTCAGGTGTGACCCCTCCGTGACCCGCAGTTCAGAGGTCACTCTGTTTTTCATGCCCAAAGACCACGACCTGCAGGCAGACTTCACCAAGAACAG catcatgatgctgccatcgAAGGAGGGGGTGGGGAACATGAGCGGGCAGCGTCTGAGCGTGGGCAATAGGACACACGCCTTTGTTAGCCAGTCTTACCGCTGTGTGGGGCCCTACAACACCAAGGACACTAAGAACAGGCCCTTTAAAGTGGCCTTGGATGAGAGGCTGGACGTGCTCATCAAAGACCCGGCAG GCTGGTGGCTGGTGGAGAACGAGGACAAACAGTTGGCCTGGTTCCCTGCTCCCTACCTGGAGATGTGTGAGGcagaggaggatgaagatgaaATGAATGGAATTCCCTTGGGGG GAACTCTCTACTGTGCAGTGAGGAGTTACTCCACTAACAATAATGACGAGGTGCCTGTTCCTATTGGCTCTGTGGTAGAGGTGCTGAGGAAATCAGATGACGGATGGTGGTTCATCGG GTATAATGGAAGGATGGGCTATGTTCCCTCCATGTACCTGCAGCCTTACAACAACCCACGTTCTGGCCTCCACACCCTGCAGAGGAAGCTGCACAGCTCCTCTCTCAATCAGGCAACCCACATGAACAGCTCTATTCTCAACCTGGCATCAAGTGGTGGAAGCCAATCTAGCAACCGCTACCCAGCCACCATGTATGAGGAGACAGAGCTTAAGGAGCATACCACCGAGCCCAGGGGTAATCCGTACCGGGCTCCCCATCTCCAAAAGACCCGCTCTCTGGAGCTCCTGTCTGAGACCCGTCTCGGCATGGCCGTCCCTCCatcccaaagagagagagaagacctgGAGTCAAAGCCGAATCCAGCAATCCGCAAGAGCACCATCAGCGGGGCAGAGTCTTCCATCTCTGACTTCAGCTCGTCAGGCATTGAGTCTCTGGGCCGGAGTATCAGGGCATATTCCTCCAGTGAGGAGGACCCCCTAAGCCCCCCACACAGCACCAAGTCCTCACCCGAGCCAGGGGAGAGGAATAGTGGCCGCAGCCGCCCAGATGAGAGCCTCTCCTCCAGCTCCAGGCCTGAGGCTGGGTCCTGTAAGATGCCCACCACTGCCCCCAGGGTGCCCACGCGACCCAGAGCCCATGAGATCCTGACTCGGTGTACCACCATGACCCGCAAGGCTGCCCTGGCCTCCAGGGGGGAGTTCTCCCTGCAGGACCCCATCCAGACCCACAAGAAAGGTTGGCAGCAGTGGTAG